In Treponema vincentii, a single window of DNA contains:
- a CDS encoding DUF721 domain-containing protein, with product MQNDVKKLSELIMNYLDKVGLFEQSKVLEVYSSWASIVGEKQAAHSKLLDIKHQTAVIEVDHPGWSQQILLNKKYILRNFQKRYPQLEVKNISVIVSSYYEISHQFGNTENSGRAVPDKQKVTEKAAVLSTQLETSIKTDDVVKTELPQEVQKAFERLRMSISERD from the coding sequence GTGCAGAATGACGTAAAAAAGCTTTCAGAGTTGATTATGAACTATCTTGATAAGGTAGGGCTTTTTGAACAATCAAAAGTATTGGAAGTATATTCATCATGGGCGTCTATTGTCGGGGAGAAGCAAGCTGCCCATTCCAAGCTGCTTGATATTAAACATCAAACGGCGGTTATTGAAGTTGATCATCCCGGTTGGAGTCAGCAGATTTTATTAAACAAGAAATATATTTTGCGCAACTTTCAAAAAAGATATCCCCAACTGGAAGTTAAGAATATTTCGGTTATTGTTTCATCATATTATGAGATTTCTCATCAATTTGGAAATACTGAAAATAGCGGTAGAGCGGTTCCCGATAAGCAAAAAGTGACTGAAAAAGCTGCCGTACTATCAACACAGCTGGAAACGTCGATAAAAACTGATGATGTTGTCAAAACAGAATTACCACAAGAAGTACAAAAGGCATTTGAAAGATTGAGGATGTCTATTAGCGAAAGAGATTAG
- the recF gene encoding DNA replication/repair protein RecF (All proteins in this family for which functions are known are DNA-binding proteins that assist the filamentation of RecA onto DNA for the initiation of recombination or recombinational repair.), with product MPFLSISLYNFRNLEDKAIDLSAPEVFLVGQNGQGKTNLLEALYLAAYGNSFRTRNEAEIYKKNTNEYSIRVLFKENEERSHSISIISKDKKKIIEKNLKKIHDRKDFISTIPCILFCHDDLDFATGAPERRRFFIDQSLSLYDPSYIDILRNFTKLLKSRNLVLKEKKSEILDVIDAQLIPIGIEIIEKRRALIESFNKIFSSLYENIGGIDSVMIDYSPSWKSTNFDEVLISLIEKRQLDFTMNTSMSGPHRDKIRFIRNKKPFVQTASMGQQRLLSLVLRAAQAYFYTEKTKRLPVLLMDDVLLELDPEKRKNFTEHLPRYDQLICTFLPGEPYQNYIREKSRVYIVSEGSFRAE from the coding sequence GTGCCGTTTTTGTCGATCTCTCTTTATAACTTCAGGAACCTTGAGGACAAGGCAATTGACCTCTCCGCTCCTGAAGTTTTTTTAGTCGGTCAAAATGGGCAAGGTAAAACAAACCTACTGGAAGCGTTATACCTTGCCGCTTATGGAAATTCCTTTAGAACCAGAAACGAAGCGGAAATATATAAAAAAAATACGAATGAATATAGTATCCGTGTCTTATTTAAAGAAAATGAAGAACGGAGCCATAGCATATCGATTATTTCAAAAGATAAAAAAAAAATCATAGAAAAAAACTTAAAGAAAATTCACGACAGAAAAGATTTCATCTCAACTATTCCTTGCATTCTCTTTTGCCATGATGATTTGGATTTTGCGACAGGAGCGCCGGAACGCCGTCGTTTTTTTATCGATCAATCTCTTTCTCTATATGATCCGTCATATATTGATATTCTACGTAACTTTACAAAATTATTAAAATCACGCAACCTCGTATTAAAAGAAAAAAAAAGTGAAATACTGGACGTTATTGATGCGCAGCTCATTCCCATAGGTATAGAAATTATAGAAAAACGTCGTGCACTTATTGAATCGTTTAATAAAATATTCTCTTCGTTATATGAAAATATCGGTGGGATAGATTCCGTGATGATCGATTACAGCCCTTCATGGAAATCAACGAATTTTGATGAAGTGTTAATATCATTAATAGAAAAACGGCAGCTTGATTTTACCATGAATACCAGTATGTCAGGGCCTCATCGCGATAAGATACGCTTTATCCGTAATAAAAAGCCATTTGTACAAACCGCTTCGATGGGGCAACAACGCTTGCTCTCTCTTGTCTTGAGAGCAGCTCAGGCATATTTTTATACGGAAAAGACGAAACGGTTGCCGGTATTGCTGATGGATGATGTTCTTTTGGAACTTGATCCTGAAAAACGAAAAAATTTTACCGAGCATTTACCTCGCTATGATCAGCTTATCTGTACTTTTCTTCCGGGTGAACCGTATCAAAATTACATACGCGAAAAAAGCCGTGTATATATTGTCTCGGAGGGCAGCTTCCGTGCAGAATGA
- the dnaN gene encoding DNA polymerase III subunit beta: protein MKFTFTKEVLLKEMAIAQEIISNKTAISILSNVLLIAKEGSLTIRATDIKVAFETKIPVDVAEEGATTVFCDKFTSIIASMPSGEIEAEQKDQKLIIRSISKKAKFSLKTISDNDFPPFTDSSNVQFFEVPAKEFKEMITQTIFAVSDDETRYFMNGVYMEKKENNLIFAATDGRRLAFIQHDFGIALPDFKGSIIPPKILSIVQRRSSEEGMISIGISEKNIFFRFNAYNFSSVLIDGQFPNYERVIPESQAHCFETNCDDFLQALKRVALLVEQKSKRIFLKISAGTLSITSNENELGTANEEIPCKYEGEEITIALNYMYLEEPLKVLGSENIRIEFTDPMRAITLRPETDTHFFHIIMPMQME from the coding sequence ATGAAATTTACATTTACTAAAGAAGTTTTACTGAAAGAAATGGCTATTGCTCAAGAAATCATTTCAAATAAAACAGCAATATCCATACTATCAAATGTCCTGCTCATAGCAAAAGAAGGCAGCTTAACAATTCGTGCAACCGATATAAAAGTAGCCTTTGAAACAAAAATTCCTGTCGATGTTGCCGAAGAAGGTGCAACAACCGTATTCTGTGATAAATTCACCAGTATTATCGCTTCAATGCCTTCAGGCGAAATAGAAGCGGAACAAAAAGATCAAAAACTTATTATCCGATCCATCAGCAAAAAAGCGAAATTCTCCCTTAAAACCATATCAGATAACGACTTTCCTCCTTTTACGGATTCTTCAAATGTTCAATTCTTCGAAGTTCCTGCAAAAGAATTTAAAGAAATGATAACTCAAACGATTTTCGCTGTTTCCGATGATGAAACTCGTTACTTTATGAACGGTGTCTACATGGAAAAGAAAGAAAACAATCTGATTTTTGCAGCTACCGACGGCAGAAGATTAGCATTTATTCAACATGATTTTGGGATTGCTTTACCTGATTTTAAAGGAAGCATTATTCCTCCTAAAATTCTTTCTATTGTACAACGACGATCGTCGGAAGAAGGCATGATTTCCATCGGAATAAGCGAAAAAAACATATTCTTCCGCTTCAATGCTTATAACTTTTCCTCAGTTTTAATAGACGGTCAATTTCCGAACTATGAACGAGTTATTCCCGAATCTCAAGCACATTGTTTTGAAACTAACTGCGATGATTTCCTACAAGCCTTAAAACGAGTTGCCTTGCTTGTAGAGCAAAAATCCAAACGGATATTCTTAAAAATTTCTGCCGGTACGCTCTCCATCACGTCAAATGAAAATGAACTTGGAACGGCAAACGAAGAAATTCCCTGTAAATATGAAGGTGAAGAAATAACCATCGCCTTAAATTATATGTACCTTGAAGAACCGCTCAAGGTACTCGGTTCGGAAAATATCCGCATAGAATTTACCGATCCGATGCGTGCAATCACGTTACGGCCGGAAACAGATACTCATTTCTTTCATATCATTATGCCGATGCAAATGGAGTAG
- a CDS encoding N-acetylneuraminate synthase family protein, producing the protein MIKAFTVGKNIFSSQEHVLIIAEIGTGHNGSLQKAKELVAAAKESGADAVKFQIVYADEILHPDTGFVNLPTGRIPLYERFRELECSIDFYGELAQYAHKLGMLFSASAFGLRSADELRQLNPAFIKIASPELNHFPLLERVASFGLPVILSTGVSRLGDIERAISCLESNGLPADMRALLHCVTAYPAPETDYNTAALQSLSMLFNSPVGISDHSLDPAAVPIAGLLSGACILEKHICLSRSDAGLDDPVALEPLQFLQMSKTVRELTGKSDEDIFNAAQGYGYSKDFLQRIIGDGEKKLAAAEKDNYGKTNRSLHYIKDLQKGTVLKNSDIAVLRTEKNLTAGESPEYLHYFIGSVLQKDVTGGSGAVFDDIIERKIR; encoded by the coding sequence ATGATAAAAGCGTTTACGGTAGGAAAAAACATATTTTCATCGCAAGAGCATGTGTTGATTATTGCGGAGATTGGAACAGGGCATAACGGCAGCTTGCAGAAGGCGAAAGAATTGGTAGCGGCTGCTAAAGAAAGCGGAGCCGATGCGGTTAAATTTCAGATTGTATATGCGGATGAAATTTTGCATCCCGATACCGGTTTTGTGAATTTACCGACCGGAAGGATTCCTCTCTATGAACGCTTTAGAGAGCTGGAATGCAGTATTGATTTTTACGGTGAATTGGCACAATACGCGCATAAACTTGGAATGCTTTTTTCCGCTTCGGCATTCGGACTTCGTTCCGCCGATGAATTGCGGCAGCTTAATCCGGCTTTTATAAAAATTGCGTCGCCGGAACTCAATCATTTTCCGCTGCTTGAGCGTGTTGCTTCATTCGGACTGCCGGTTATTCTTTCGACCGGTGTTTCTCGGCTTGGCGATATTGAACGTGCCATAAGCTGTTTGGAAAGTAACGGGTTACCTGCCGATATGCGGGCGTTGCTTCATTGCGTGACGGCGTATCCTGCGCCGGAAACGGATTATAATACGGCGGCGCTGCAATCCTTGTCGATGTTGTTTAACAGTCCTGTCGGTATCAGCGATCATTCTCTTGATCCTGCTGCAGTTCCGATAGCGGGGTTGTTGAGCGGCGCCTGTATTCTTGAAAAGCATATTTGTCTTTCCCGCAGCGATGCCGGTCTTGATGATCCTGTTGCGTTGGAACCCTTACAGTTTTTGCAGATGTCAAAAACTGTAAGGGAATTAACCGGTAAGTCCGATGAAGATATTTTTAACGCAGCACAGGGTTACGGCTATTCTAAGGATTTTCTACAGCGCATTATCGGTGACGGTGAAAAAAAACTTGCTGCTGCGGAAAAAGATAATTACGGTAAAACGAATCGTTCGCTGCATTATATAAAAGATTTACAGAAAGGCACCGTGCTGAAAAATAGCGATATTGCCGTTTTACGAACTGAAAAGAATTTAACGGCCGGAGAGTCTCCTGAGTATTTACATTATTTTATCGGATCGGTTTTGCAGAAAGATGTTACCGGAGGTTCCGGCGCCGTATTTGATGATATTATAGAAAGGAAAATACGATAA